The region GTGCCCCGTGGCGCCCGCGCGGTGACTCCAGGTCGACCTGCAGCCACGATCCCGTGCGCGAGACGTTCTCGAAGAAACGGTCGCGGGTGATCGCGTAGGGTGCGCTCTCGGCGTAGTGCAACGTGCGCCCGAAGAGGAGGTCGAGATCGCCGTCGGCGTCGGCGTCGAACCAGACGGCGGCCGGTGAAGCGCCGACCAGATCCGGAACGGCGGCTCCGCGCAGAGCACCGAAGCGCGGGGTGTCGGCATCGGGTTCGAGCTGGCGGAAGAGTTCGGACGGGATCGAACGGGTGGCCGCGGCCCAGCGCGGCTGCAGTCCGTCGAGACGCCCGTCGTGATCGAAGTCGGCGAAGACCATGCCGCCGGTGTACGCGTAGCCGGCGAACAGTCCGGTCCGCTCGTCGGTCCGGTCGAAGCCTCCGTCCGCACGCTGGAGCAACAGCACGTTGCGACCACCGAAGTAGTCGCTCTGCCCCTGGAACAGATCGGCGCGGCCGTCGCCGTCGACGTCGGCGCGGGTGACCCCGTAGAAGGCCGGACCGGCGCGGGGGCCTTCGATCGGACGGACCGACCATTGCCCGGCGTCGTGGTGCACCGCGATCGCCGTTCCCACCCTGTCCCAGTAGGGCGCGCCGTCGATCAGCACGAACTCACGGTGACCATCGCCGTCGACGTCCTGCACGTCGGCGATCAGTCGCTCCTCGTGCGCCTGCAACGAGGGCAGCGGTTCCCGCCGCACCCACTCGAGTTCGAAATGCGGGCCGCGCAGGCACGCGATCCGGACTCCGCGCAGGTCGGCGCCCGGAGCGCGGGAGACGAACATCACGTCGAGGTGTCCGTCGCGGTCGGCGTCGAGCACGGCGAAGCCCGCTGCATCCTGCACGGCCTCGAAGGCGTCGGGCGCGAGAACGACCTCCTCGAACCGTCGGGCCACGTCCTGACGCCAGATCAGGATGGATCCCAGCTGTGCATCGCGAGGGCTCCACACCGAATTCACGAGGACGACGAGATCGGCATCGCCGTCGCGGTCGAGGTCCCGCCAGGTGTGGTGGACAATCGACTCGTCCCAGGGCGCGCGGGGGTGTCGCCGCCACCGGCCTCCGCCCTCGTTCCACCACAGCTGGCTCGGCGGGAGACGTTGCCCGTCCAGGGTCCGATCGGTGGAATCCTCCCCGAGGCGCCGGGGCCAGGTGACGGCCCGGGCGAAGAAGAGATCGATCCGGCCGTCGCCGTCGAGGTCGCGGGTGGTGACGCCGCGGATCAACCCCGGCTCGCACCACGGGACGTCGTCGGTGCGGTCGATCCATCGCACGTGGTCCGGCTGGTGCGGGATGGTTCCGACGGCGGTGAGGACCGTGTCGGCGGCCAGCTCCTCGAACAGCGGCACGGCGAAGTCCGGACGCCCGAAGGTCGTCTGCGCGTGGCCGGAACCGAGGTGCGAGGCGGCGAGAAATGCCGCCCCGAGGACGATTGCGTGTAAACGCGGAGGCTGCACGTGCGACTCCCTGAATGACGCCGGGTTCTCATGCTGCCCGGCGGCACGTCTCGGGGTCCGGGTGTCGAATCCACTCGTGGTGGCCATGGGAGCCGGCTCACCACGCGAGGGGTCACCCCGGGCCCCGTTCGACGTCCCGCGCGGCCCTTCCGGCTCCAGGACGACGACACACGGTGCGCAACCGCGGGAGACGGACGTCGCCCGCGGTTGCGTGTGCGCACCCTACTCCAGTCGACCACTGCGATCGACCCTCCAGACCGCGATTGACCGGCCGGTCCGGCGCCACCTACTCTGGACCGCCCCTGACCGGAGTTCTGTCACGGTGATCGGTCGTTCCCTCGCCCATTACGAGATCCTGTCGCTGCTCGGCGAAGGGGGCATGGGCACCGTCTACCGTGCCCGCGACACCAGACTCGGCCGCGACGTCGCCCTGAAGGTGCTCGACGATCGCCTCCTGCACAGCGACGAAGCACGCGCCCGCTTCGAGCGCGAAGCGCGGGCGGTGGCCACCCTGTCGCATCCGAACATCCTGGCGATCCACGACTTCGGCGAACACGACGGCGTGGTCTTCGCAGTGACCGAACTCCTCGAGGGCGAATCGCTGCAGCAGCGCCTTCGTCGAGGCCCCCTGCCCCTGCGCACGGCGCTGGACGTGGCGGCGCAGACGGCCGACGGACTGGCCGCCGCCCACGACCGGGGCGTGGTCCACCGCGACCTCAAGCCGGCGAATCTCTTCCTGACCCGCGAAGGGCGGATGAAGATCCTGGACTTCGGGCTGGCCAAGACGACCGTCGATCCGGGTGACGACACGGTGCTCGGCGCGGCCACCCACCAGACCACGCCCGGCACCGTGCTCGGGACCGTCCGGACCATGGCCCCCGAACAGGTGCGCGGCGAGGAGACCGATGCTCGTTCGGACATCTTCTCGTTCGGAACCGTACTGTGGGAGATGCTGTCGGGCGAGGCCGCCTTCGACCGCGGCTCGGCCGCCGACAGCATGAGCGCGATCCTCAACGAGGACCTGCCCGATCTGTCGACCACCGACGACCGCGTGCCCGCCTTCGTCGACCGCATCGTCCAGCGCTGCACCGAGAAGTCGCCGGAACAACGATTCCAGACGGCCCACGACCTGGCCTTCGCACTGCGCAGCGTGAGCGAGGCCTCGACACGCAGCACCCCGACGATCGACACCATCGCGCCGAAGCGCCGCCGCGTGCCCTTCGCCCTGGCGGCGGCCATGCTCGTCCTGGGCGGCGTCCTCGGGGCGGCGGCGGTGCACACCTTCGTCCCACCACCACCCGAGCCGGTGAAGATCCAACCGCTCACGCACTCCGGGCGCGATTCGTCGCCCGCTGCATCGCCCGACGGCCGCACCATCGCCTTCGTCTCGGACCGCGACGGCCGCTCGCGGATCTGGCTGCGGCAGATGAAGGGCGGTGTCGAAGCGCCGCTGACCGAGGGCAACGACTACGATCCGCAGTTCTCGCCAGACGGGACCTCGGTGCTGTTCCTGCGCGCGGAAGGAACCAGCGCCGCGGCGTACCGGATCCCGCTCGTGGGTGGCGCGCCGCGACGGCTGCTCGACGACGTGGTGGCGGTGCGCTGGTCGCCCGACGGCGAGACCCTGGCGGCGCTGCGTCTGGCCGGCGACGCGGCGGCTCCCACCACCATCGTCGAACTGCACGACCCGCGGACGGGCACCGCGCGCGAACTCGCCCGCTTCACCAGCCGCTTCGTCTACGGCCTGCGCTGGTCGCCCGACGGGCAGTGGATCACCGGTTCCTCGGTGAGCGCCGTGCTCAACACCGGCGACAATCGCATCGTGATGATCGATCGCGACACCGGTGAGGTCCGCACGGCATGGTCCAGCCCGCTGCGGTTGTCGTCGGCGGCCTGGACTCCCGACGGCCGCGCGCTCGTGGTGGCGCGCAGCACCAGCCTGCTCGGCGACAACTCCAGCCCGCTGGGCCTGGTGAAGCGGGTCGATCCCTTCTCGAACGAGACCGAATCGCTCTTCTGGATCCAGAGCGTGTACGGAGGCGGCGCCGACTACGTGCGGTTCGAGTTCCTGGGTGACGAACGGCTGATCTTCGACGAGATCCTGTGGCGGGGAAGCCTCGTGCGGGTGCCGATCGACGACGGCGATCCCCTGGCCCGCGGCACCCAGATCACCGGCGGCAACAGCCGCGATCGTCAGCCCGCGTTCTCCCCCGACGGCCGCACCATCGTGTTCTCGAGCAACCGCAGCGGCAACCTCGACCTGTGGACCATCGACACCACGACCGGCGAACTGCGGCAGGTGACCGACGATCGCGCCGACGACTGGGATCCCGCCTTCGACCACGACGGCAGCGAGATCCTGTGGAGCAGTAACCGCGGCGGCCACCTCGAGATCTGGGCCGCGCGCGCCGACGGCGGCGGTGCGCGGCAGATCAGCAGCGACGGCGTCGACGCCGAGAACCCGACGCAGACCCCCGACGGCGAGTGGGTCGTCTACGGAAGCGGCAATCCCGAGCGCAACGGGATCTGGAAGATGCGGACCGATGGCAGCGAGGAGGTGCAGGTCGCGGCCGGCTCGTTGTTCATCCCCGAGGTGTCCCCGACGGGCCGCTACGTGGCCTACATCGGAAACGACGTCGACGAGTCCAAGGCCATGGTCTTCGTGCGCGACCTCGAGACCACCGAACTCGTGTGGAGCGCCGACGCGCCCTTCCGTGGCCTGCAGGACGTGATCTCGGCCGGGCGTCCCCGATGGATGCCCGACGAGAGCGCGGTGCTGTTCGTCAGCTCGGAGAACAGCCAGCACTACGGCATCGTGGCCCAGGACTTCGAGCCCGGGGTCGACACCTCCGACACCCGACGTGTGGTCGTCGGATCGGACGAAGGCATCGACATCGAGTCGTTCGGAGTGGCGCCCGACGGCGCGTCGATCGTGGTCGCGCGCGTGGAACACCACCGCACGCTGAAGGTGGCCGAGGACTTCCGCTGATCGGTCGTCCCCGGCCCGTTCGCCACCGCGGTTCGCTTCCGCCGCGTGCTACCCGGTTCGGTCAGCCCGCGCGACGGCTCCGGCTGCGATTCCGGTTGCGGGGCGGGCGTCCGGAACGCGACCCCCGATTCTTCGGCGCTTGCTTCCTCGTGCCCCGGCGCTCGCCGCGGTCCCGGCTGTCTCCGCGATCCCGGCTGTCGCTCGCCGACGTGTGGCCTTCGAAGC is a window of Candidatus Krumholzibacteriia bacterium DNA encoding:
- a CDS encoding CRTAC1 family protein, which produces MQPPRLHAIVLGAAFLAASHLGSGHAQTTFGRPDFAVPLFEELAADTVLTAVGTIPHQPDHVRWIDRTDDVPWCEPGLIRGVTTRDLDGDGRIDLFFARAVTWPRRLGEDSTDRTLDGQRLPPSQLWWNEGGGRWRRHPRAPWDESIVHHTWRDLDRDGDADLVVLVNSVWSPRDAQLGSILIWRQDVARRFEEVVLAPDAFEAVQDAAGFAVLDADRDGHLDVMFVSRAPGADLRGVRIACLRGPHFELEWVRREPLPSLQAHEERLIADVQDVDGDGHREFVLIDGAPYWDRVGTAIAVHHDAGQWSVRPIEGPRAGPAFYGVTRADVDGDGRADLFQGQSDYFGGRNVLLLQRADGGFDRTDERTGLFAGYAYTGGMVFADFDHDGRLDGLQPRWAAATRSIPSELFRQLEPDADTPRFGALRGAAVPDLVGASPAAVWFDADADGDLDLLFGRTLHYAESAPYAITRDRFFENVSRTGSWLQVDLESPRGRHGARVSVVVGEQRFVRWCGEGGVLNASELPWRVHFGLGDAEGYDRIEVQWPSGRTEVWPGGVVDRRIRLIEGTGVEP
- a CDS encoding protein kinase; translated protein: MIGRSLAHYEILSLLGEGGMGTVYRARDTRLGRDVALKVLDDRLLHSDEARARFEREARAVATLSHPNILAIHDFGEHDGVVFAVTELLEGESLQQRLRRGPLPLRTALDVAAQTADGLAAAHDRGVVHRDLKPANLFLTREGRMKILDFGLAKTTVDPGDDTVLGAATHQTTPGTVLGTVRTMAPEQVRGEETDARSDIFSFGTVLWEMLSGEAAFDRGSAADSMSAILNEDLPDLSTTDDRVPAFVDRIVQRCTEKSPEQRFQTAHDLAFALRSVSEASTRSTPTIDTIAPKRRRVPFALAAAMLVLGGVLGAAAVHTFVPPPPEPVKIQPLTHSGRDSSPAASPDGRTIAFVSDRDGRSRIWLRQMKGGVEAPLTEGNDYDPQFSPDGTSVLFLRAEGTSAAAYRIPLVGGAPRRLLDDVVAVRWSPDGETLAALRLAGDAAAPTTIVELHDPRTGTARELARFTSRFVYGLRWSPDGQWITGSSVSAVLNTGDNRIVMIDRDTGEVRTAWSSPLRLSSAAWTPDGRALVVARSTSLLGDNSSPLGLVKRVDPFSNETESLFWIQSVYGGGADYVRFEFLGDERLIFDEILWRGSLVRVPIDDGDPLARGTQITGGNSRDRQPAFSPDGRTIVFSSNRSGNLDLWTIDTTTGELRQVTDDRADDWDPAFDHDGSEILWSSNRGGHLEIWAARADGGGARQISSDGVDAENPTQTPDGEWVVYGSGNPERNGIWKMRTDGSEEVQVAAGSLFIPEVSPTGRYVAYIGNDVDESKAMVFVRDLETTELVWSADAPFRGLQDVISAGRPRWMPDESAVLFVSSENSQHYGIVAQDFEPGVDTSDTRRVVVGSDEGIDIESFGVAPDGASIVVARVEHHRTLKVAEDFR